The genomic interval AAAAAATCACTACTGCACCATCCAGCACACGAAGTGATCTTTCAACTTCCGCTGTAAAATCGATGTGCCCTGGTGTATCGATAATGTTGATTCTGTGATCTTCCCAGAAAGTCGTGGTAGCGGCCGAAGTAATGGTAATACCTCTCTCCTTCTCTTGCTGCATCCAGTCCATGGTAGCCGCACCGTCGTGTACCTCACCCATTCGATGAACTCGCCCCGTATAGTAGAGAACGCGTTCAGTCGTTGTCGTCTTGCCGGCGTCAATATGTGCCAGAATACCGATGTTTCTAACTCTATCTAAGGGAATCTCTTTCATCTTTACCTATAGTGGGCAAATGCCTTGTTTGCTTCGGCCATTCTGTGCGTGTCTTCCTTTTTCTTGATGGAACCACCTTCATTATTGGCGGCGTCGATCAATTCTGCAGCCAGTTTTTCCGCCATACTGTGGCCGCGCCTCGATTTTGCATGAGTGAGAATCCATCTTGTCGCCAGAGCGTAACTCCTGTGCTCCAGCACATGAATCGGTACCTGATAGGTTGCACCACCAATCCTGCGAGACTTGACTTCAATGAGCGGCTTCACGTTATCCATCGCTTTATGGAACATCTCCACAGGGTCACCTTTAGTCTTGGTGTTTATGACATCCATGGCACCGTAAAAGATACTTTCGGCTATACCCTTTTTCCCGCGCAACATAAGATTGTTAATAAATTTTTGAACCATCAAGTCCCCGTACACTGGGTCAGGAAGAATCTGTCTTTTCTCAGGCCTGCGTCTTCTCATTTTCTACCTCGGTCTCTTAGCACCATACCTGGAGCGACTGGTCTTCCTGTCAGAAACGCCCGCCGTATCCATGGTTCCCCTGATAATGTGATAGCGTACGCCGGGAAGGTCCTTTACCCTACCTCCTTCTATAACGACGAGTGAATGTTCCTGCAGGTTATGACCTTCTCCCGGAATGTAGGCAATTACTTCGATGCCGTTGGTTAACCTCACCTTTGCCACCTTTCTCAGCGCAGAATTCGGCTTTTTGGGCGTAGTTGTATAGACCCGAGTACAGACACCGCGCTTCTGTGGATTTCCCTGTAAAGCAGGCGTACTCGTCTTTTTCAACGTCTTCTTTCTGCCCTTCCGAACTAATTGATTAATCGTTGGCATTCGATATCTCCGTCAGATAGACTAAGCTGTGACTTCCTCCACTACCTCTTCCGTCTCAGCCACTTCTTCCTCCTCGTCAATCTTCCTGACCAGCGGCTTTTGGGCATCAACAAAGCCGGTTCCTGCCGGAATCAGTCTTCCCATGATGACATTTTCTT from Candidatus Neomarinimicrobiota bacterium carries:
- the rpsL gene encoding 30S ribosomal protein S12; translated protein: MPTINQLVRKGRKKTLKKTSTPALQGNPQKRGVCTRVYTTTPKKPNSALRKVAKVRLTNGIEVIAYIPGEGHNLQEHSLVVIEGGRVKDLPGVRYHIIRGTMDTAGVSDRKTSRSRYGAKRPR
- the rpsG gene encoding 30S ribosomal protein S7; the protein is MRRRRPEKRQILPDPVYGDLMVQKFINNLMLRGKKGIAESIFYGAMDVINTKTKGDPVEMFHKAMDNVKPLIEVKSRRIGGATYQVPIHVLEHRSYALATRWILTHAKSRRGHSMAEKLAAELIDAANNEGGSIKKKEDTHRMAEANKAFAHYR